From Desulfuromonas soudanensis, the proteins below share one genomic window:
- a CDS encoding Trm112 family protein: MAISAELLEILACPQCKGEVHVNADESALICEACRLAYPVRDGIPVMLIDEAQRL; the protein is encoded by the coding sequence ATGGCCATCTCCGCAGAACTCCTTGAAATTCTTGCCTGTCCTCAGTGCAAGGGGGAGGTGCATGTCAACGCCGATGAGTCGGCGCTGATCTGCGAAGCCTGTCGCCTGGCCTATCCGGTGCGCGACGGCATTCCGGTGATGCTCATCGATGAGGCCCAGCGCCTGTAG
- the msbA gene encoding lipid A export permease/ATP-binding protein MsbA, with protein sequence MSQNAVQTYRRILEYVRPYKGRIALSMIASLGVAGTDAATAKMVQPFIDRLIVARDTDLARLVPLIIIGLSSFKGMSRFIQEYFIKTCGQLVMQRIRNNLYSHSVGLSMRFFGKTSSGVLMSRILNDVGVMQASVSEVLVGILREGVTLIALIGVAFYSDWKMAGMAFIVLPVAGIPLYQVGRKIKSYSKRGQGAMGILTTVLEQTFSGIKVIKAFGTEDREIERFERENLRFYHFYRKVIKYDCASTPIIEILASFGVAAVVWYGMQRVMSGAMTQGELFSVMAAILMMYTPVKRLTRVNNVIQQAVGAAERVFEVLEENPEIVDRPGARPLGPVRGEVSFENVFFAYDTEPVLKDFSVRSAVGEVVALVGPSGAGKSTIAGLLTRFYDPQQGRVCIDGVDIRDVTLESLKSNIALVDQETFLFNDTIGNNIRYGRFDASDEEVQEAARLAYADEFIAVLPEGFETSIGNRGLRLSGGQRQRICIARALLRNAPILILDEATSALDTESEAMVQKALTNLMRNRTTFVIAHRLSTIMNANKIVVLENGRVREVGTHQELLKNSGLYQRLYELQFQDQP encoded by the coding sequence ATGAGTCAAAACGCCGTTCAGACCTACCGTCGCATTCTCGAGTATGTGCGTCCCTACAAGGGGCGCATCGCCCTGTCGATGATCGCCTCTCTCGGCGTCGCCGGGACCGACGCCGCCACCGCCAAAATGGTGCAGCCCTTCATCGACCGGCTCATCGTGGCCCGGGATACCGACCTCGCCCGGCTGGTGCCGCTCATCATCATCGGTCTTTCCTCTTTCAAGGGGATGTCGCGCTTCATCCAGGAATACTTCATCAAGACCTGCGGCCAGCTGGTCATGCAGCGCATCCGCAACAACCTCTACAGCCACTCCGTCGGTCTGTCGATGCGTTTTTTCGGCAAGACCTCCTCGGGGGTTTTGATGTCGCGGATTCTCAACGACGTCGGCGTCATGCAGGCCTCGGTCTCCGAGGTTCTGGTCGGCATCCTGCGGGAAGGGGTGACCTTGATCGCGCTGATCGGCGTCGCCTTCTACAGCGACTGGAAGATGGCGGGGATGGCCTTCATCGTCCTTCCTGTCGCCGGTATTCCTCTCTACCAGGTCGGGCGCAAGATCAAGAGCTACTCCAAGAGAGGGCAGGGGGCGATGGGGATTCTGACCACGGTTCTCGAGCAGACCTTTTCCGGAATCAAGGTCATCAAGGCCTTCGGGACCGAGGATCGCGAGATTGAGCGGTTCGAGAGGGAAAATCTCCGTTTTTATCACTTTTACCGCAAGGTCATCAAATACGATTGCGCCTCGACCCCGATCATTGAAATCCTCGCCTCCTTCGGCGTCGCCGCCGTAGTCTGGTACGGCATGCAGCGCGTGATGTCCGGGGCCATGACCCAGGGGGAGCTCTTTTCGGTGATGGCGGCGATTCTGATGATGTACACCCCCGTCAAGCGCCTGACCCGGGTCAACAACGTCATTCAGCAGGCCGTCGGAGCGGCGGAGCGGGTTTTCGAGGTTCTGGAGGAGAATCCGGAGATCGTCGATCGTCCCGGCGCCCGGCCTCTGGGACCGGTCCGCGGCGAGGTTTCCTTCGAAAACGTCTTCTTTGCCTATGACACCGAACCGGTTCTCAAGGACTTCTCCGTCCGCTCCGCCGTCGGCGAGGTTGTGGCGCTGGTCGGTCCGAGCGGCGCCGGCAAATCGACCATTGCCGGACTCCTGACCCGCTTCTACGATCCCCAGCAGGGGAGGGTGTGCATCGACGGCGTCGACATCCGCGATGTCACCCTGGAAAGCCTCAAGTCGAACATCGCCCTGGTCGATCAGGAGACCTTTCTCTTCAACGACACCATCGGCAACAACATCCGCTACGGCCGTTTTGACGCCAGCGATGAAGAGGTGCAGGAGGCTGCGCGTCTGGCCTACGCCGACGAGTTCATTGCCGTCCTCCCCGAGGGTTTCGAGACCTCCATCGGCAACCGCGGCCTGCGCCTTTCCGGAGGGCAGCGGCAGCGGATCTGTATCGCCCGGGCCCTGCTGCGCAATGCCCCGATCCTGATTCTCGATGAAGCCACCAGCGCCCTCGATACCGAGAGCGAGGCCATGGTGCAGAAGGCGCTGACCAACCTGATGCGCAATCGCACCACCTTTGTCATCGCCCACCGTCTGTCGACGATCATGAACGCCAACAAGATCGTGGTGCTCGAAAACGGTCGGGTTCGCGAGGTCGGAACCCACCAGGAACTGCTGAAAAACAGCGGTCTCTACCAGAGGCTCTACGAATTGCAGTTTCAGGATCAGCCATGA
- the lpxD gene encoding UDP-3-O-(3-hydroxymyristoyl)glucosamine N-acyltransferase: MATLKELAALVGGTVVGDGECRIERLATLDTAGPGDITFVSNPKYLKGIAQCRASAVIVAPGVELQGFPLIVCPNPYLAFAKILTFLQVRRPEPQGILAGALVHPTARLGRGVTVHPGCVVGEDVSIGDGTILYPGVIVYDRVAIGADCLIHAGVVIREECRLGDRVIIQPSVVIGCDGFGFAPDGSGYFKIPQVGIVVVEDDVEIGSGSCIDRAALGVTLVGRGTKIDNLVHIAHNVVVGEDNILCGQVGIAGSTRIGRHCTFGGQAGLAGHIRIGDNVTIGAQGGVAGNLEGNQVLSGSPVIPHKDWVKASLTFGRLPEMRKEMNRMKRQLAELEMLIRER, translated from the coding sequence GTGGCAACACTGAAGGAACTTGCCGCACTGGTCGGCGGCACCGTCGTCGGCGACGGCGAATGCCGTATCGAGCGCCTGGCGACTCTCGATACGGCCGGTCCCGGGGACATCACCTTTGTCTCCAATCCCAAGTATTTGAAGGGGATAGCTCAGTGCAGGGCCTCTGCGGTCATCGTCGCCCCCGGCGTCGAGCTGCAGGGCTTTCCCCTGATCGTCTGCCCCAATCCCTACCTGGCCTTCGCCAAGATCCTCACTTTCCTGCAGGTCCGTCGACCGGAACCCCAGGGGATCCTGGCTGGCGCCTTGGTCCACCCTACGGCCCGCCTCGGCAGGGGGGTGACGGTCCATCCCGGGTGCGTGGTCGGCGAGGACGTCTCCATCGGCGACGGAACCATCCTCTATCCCGGCGTCATTGTCTACGACCGGGTCGCCATCGGCGCCGACTGCCTGATTCATGCCGGAGTGGTGATCCGCGAGGAGTGCCGTCTCGGAGATCGGGTCATCATCCAGCCCTCGGTGGTGATCGGCTGCGACGGCTTCGGCTTTGCCCCCGACGGCAGCGGCTATTTCAAGATTCCCCAGGTGGGGATCGTCGTGGTCGAAGATGACGTGGAGATCGGTTCGGGATCGTGCATCGACCGCGCCGCCCTCGGTGTCACGCTCGTCGGACGCGGGACCAAGATCGACAACCTGGTCCATATCGCCCACAACGTCGTGGTCGGCGAAGACAACATCCTCTGCGGCCAAGTGGGGATCGCCGGCAGCACCAGGATCGGTCGGCATTGCACCTTCGGCGGACAGGCGGGTCTGGCCGGGCACATCAGAATCGGCGACAATGTCACCATCGGCGCCCAGGGTGGTGTCGCCGGGAACCTGGAAGGGAACCAGGTCCTCTCCGGATCGCCGGTGATTCCGCACAAGGACTGGGTGAAGGCCTCCCTGACCTTCGGCCGCCTGCCGGAGATGCGCAAGGAAATGAACCGCATGAAGCGCCAGCTTGCAGAACTTGAAATGCTTATTCGGGAGAGGTAA
- a CDS encoding lysophospholipid acyltransferase family protein, giving the protein MRIKPLIDRLILGLAPALAAGIIRLLHFFTRIEFLDEEVLRASWERGEHVILAFWHDQLLLMALGYRGPGSKILISASKDGELIARTMGHFGQGAVRGSSHRGGKAAFKALVALGAEPFDLVITPDGPKGPRHQIKDGVVHLARLTGRPVIPMAFACSRGHRFASWDRFLFPYPFGRGVYAFGEAVTFARGEEPEAFRFRLSEAMQANNVKAATRLEDHGVSAV; this is encoded by the coding sequence ATGAGAATCAAGCCCCTGATCGATCGACTGATCCTGGGCCTGGCCCCTGCGCTTGCCGCGGGGATCATCCGTCTGCTGCACTTTTTTACACGCATCGAATTTCTCGACGAGGAGGTTCTCCGTGCCTCCTGGGAGAGGGGGGAGCACGTCATCCTCGCCTTCTGGCACGATCAGCTCCTCCTCATGGCGTTGGGGTATCGGGGGCCGGGGTCGAAGATCCTCATCAGCGCCTCCAAGGACGGCGAATTGATTGCCCGGACCATGGGACATTTCGGCCAGGGGGCGGTGCGCGGCTCCTCTCACCGGGGAGGGAAGGCGGCCTTCAAGGCTCTGGTCGCTCTCGGCGCCGAGCCGTTCGATCTGGTCATCACCCCCGACGGTCCGAAAGGACCGCGTCATCAGATCAAGGACGGCGTCGTCCATCTGGCGCGCCTTACCGGTCGGCCGGTGATTCCCATGGCCTTTGCCTGCAGCCGGGGTCATCGTTTCGCCTCCTGGGACCGGTTTCTCTTCCCCTATCCCTTCGGCCGCGGAGTCTACGCCTTCGGCGAGGCGGTGACTTTTGCCAGGGGGGAGGAGCCCGAAGCCTTCCGCTTTCGCCTCAGCGAGGCGATGCAAGCCAACAACGTCAAAGCCGCCACGCGTCTGGAGGACCACGGTGTATCTGCTGTATGA
- a CDS encoding OmpH family outer membrane protein gives MKRLIGLVLAILVCSALPAMSAELKIGYIDLQKALTLSEAGKSAKAKMGAEAQEYDAPLEARQKDLKKLKDELEKQSLVLSEEARAAKERDYQQKVKEWQRFTKDIQEELQQKEADYIRQILAELETIIKTMGKSEGYTLILEQAENFILYSDERIDLTEKVIKAYDAQYKKAGK, from the coding sequence ATGAAGCGACTTATCGGACTGGTCCTGGCAATCCTGGTGTGTTCGGCTCTGCCGGCGATGTCGGCCGAACTCAAGATCGGCTACATCGATCTGCAGAAGGCTCTCACCCTTTCCGAAGCCGGCAAGAGCGCCAAGGCCAAGATGGGGGCGGAAGCCCAGGAATACGATGCGCCTCTCGAGGCGCGGCAGAAGGATCTCAAAAAGCTCAAGGATGAACTGGAGAAGCAGTCCCTGGTTCTCTCCGAGGAGGCCCGGGCGGCCAAGGAACGGGACTATCAGCAAAAGGTCAAGGAATGGCAGCGTTTCACCAAGGACATTCAGGAAGAGCTGCAGCAGAAAGAGGCTGACTATATCCGCCAGATCCTCGCCGAGCTCGAGACGATCATCAAGACGATGGGAAAGAGCGAAGGCTACACGCTGATTCTCGAGCAGGCCGAAAACTTCATTCTCTATTCCGATGAGCGCATCGATCTCACCGAGAAGGTCATCAAGGCCTACGACGCGCAGTACAAGAAAGCCGGCAAGTAA
- the fabZ gene encoding 3-hydroxyacyl-ACP dehydratase FabZ yields MVLNTQEIMKILPHRFPFLLVDRIVELEVGKRVVGIKNVTINEPFFQGHFPGHPVMPGVLIIEAMAQVGGVFAMVTDKIDDGRVTYFAGIDNARFRKPVVPGDVLRIELELTNCRRGLYCFKGKAFVDDTLVAEADLKATFAAK; encoded by the coding sequence ATGGTTCTGAATACTCAGGAAATAATGAAAATACTCCCCCATCGCTTTCCCTTTCTTCTCGTCGACCGTATTGTCGAACTCGAGGTGGGCAAACGGGTGGTGGGGATCAAGAACGTCACCATCAACGAGCCTTTTTTCCAGGGGCATTTTCCCGGCCACCCGGTGATGCCCGGGGTGTTGATCATCGAAGCGATGGCCCAGGTCGGCGGAGTATTCGCCATGGTGACCGACAAGATCGATGACGGGCGCGTTACCTATTTCGCCGGGATCGACAATGCCCGCTTCCGCAAGCCGGTGGTTCCCGGGGATGTGTTGCGCATCGAGCTGGAATTGACCAACTGCCGGCGGGGTCTCTACTGCTTCAAGGGGAAGGCTTTTGTCGACGATACCCTTGTTGCCGAAGCCGATCTCAAAGCCACCTTTGCCGCCAAATAG
- a CDS encoding 3-deoxy-D-manno-octulosonic acid transferase, whose product MYLLYDLILLALTLVLIPYYLVRGAFHGKVRRGIRERLGIYSAGRLAPLQGKRVIWIHAVSVGETRAAIPLIKALRKTWPEAALIISNVTETGQQIARGIGETDLSLYFPYDLSWVVRRVLRRVNPALIVIVETEIWPNFIREARRQAIPIALVNGRISDRSFPRYRALRPLFQPILQDFSAFCMQTALDGERIALMGAPAERIEVTHNLKFDMQAPVPDVASVAALKETYRLPADLPVWVAGSTHPGEEEIVLQVYRDLVSAGVNFVLVLVPRHPERCRALAEDLANRGVPCTLRSAIDGGGEPLRAGEVLLVDTIGELMKFYAVSDLVFVGGSLVSVGGHNILEASLLKKPVIFGPYMHNFKEISRLVLAAQGGIQVADAPALAEAVRRLIEDPVLRQSLGEGGNGLLLENAGATDRTLATLRRLLES is encoded by the coding sequence GTGTATCTGCTGTATGATCTGATCCTCCTGGCATTGACCCTGGTGCTGATCCCCTATTATCTGGTCAGGGGAGCCTTCCACGGGAAGGTCCGCCGCGGGATTCGCGAGCGCCTCGGCATTTATTCCGCCGGGCGCCTGGCGCCGCTGCAGGGGAAACGGGTGATCTGGATTCACGCCGTCTCCGTCGGAGAGACGAGGGCGGCGATCCCCCTGATCAAGGCTCTGAGAAAAACCTGGCCCGAGGCGGCCCTGATCATTTCCAACGTCACCGAGACCGGCCAGCAGATCGCCCGGGGGATTGGCGAAACCGACCTCTCCCTCTACTTTCCCTACGATCTTTCCTGGGTGGTGCGGCGCGTCCTGCGCCGGGTCAACCCGGCGCTGATCGTCATCGTCGAAACGGAAATCTGGCCTAATTTTATTCGCGAGGCCCGGCGCCAGGCCATCCCCATCGCCCTGGTCAACGGGCGGATCTCCGACCGTTCCTTCCCCCGTTACCGGGCCCTGCGCCCCCTCTTTCAGCCGATCCTCCAGGATTTTTCCGCCTTCTGCATGCAGACGGCACTCGACGGCGAGCGCATCGCCTTGATGGGAGCTCCGGCAGAGCGGATCGAGGTGACGCACAACCTCAAATTCGACATGCAGGCCCCTGTCCCCGACGTCGCCTCCGTTGCCGCACTCAAGGAAACCTATCGCCTCCCGGCAGACCTTCCGGTCTGGGTCGCCGGAAGCACCCATCCCGGCGAGGAGGAGATCGTGCTCCAGGTTTACCGGGATCTGGTGTCCGCCGGGGTCAATTTCGTCCTCGTCCTGGTTCCCCGTCATCCTGAACGTTGCCGTGCCCTCGCCGAGGATCTGGCAAACCGGGGAGTGCCATGCACGCTGCGCAGCGCCATCGACGGGGGAGGGGAGCCGCTGAGGGCCGGCGAGGTGCTGCTGGTCGACACTATCGGCGAGCTGATGAAGTTTTACGCCGTCTCTGATCTGGTCTTCGTCGGCGGCAGTCTGGTTTCCGTCGGCGGCCACAATATTCTCGAAGCTTCTCTCCTCAAAAAGCCGGTGATATTCGGTCCTTACATGCACAACTTTAAGGAGATTTCTCGGCTGGTCCTGGCGGCCCAGGGAGGGATTCAGGTCGCTGACGCACCAGCGCTTGCTGAGGCGGTGCGCCGCCTCATCGAAGATCCCGTCCTGCGGCAGTCGCTGGGGGAGGGGGGAAACGGTTTGTTGCTGGAGAATGCCGGCGCCACCGATCGGACCCTGGCCACTCTGCGGCGCCTGCTGGAGTCCTAG
- the lpxB gene encoding lipid-A-disaccharide synthase, with product MIVTGEASGDLHGGNLIRAARKLDPDLSFFGVGGRCMAEAGCEILIPGEELSVMGLVEVIGHFPVIYRAFQRLKGILHGTGRPDLLITIDFPDFNLRLAKEAKKAGIPVLHYVSPQVWAWRRGRVKKIARVVDRLAAILPFEPDYYRGEDIEVEYVGNPLVDEAEVVVGRDDFLRRLGIDPSDPVVGLFPGSRRNEVRFILETILDAAEAILQAKPRTRFLLPVASSLSDALFEAKLAERSLPVTLIHDSLYDTANACDAVLCVSGTVTLQTALVGTPMAILYKMAPLTYAIGRRLVKVENVGLANIVAGKRVVKEFIQEEATPAALAAEILQILDDGDYNAKIRRGLALIQEKIGAPGCSERVATMASEMSRGLVRRKRSS from the coding sequence ATGATCGTCACCGGCGAGGCTTCCGGGGATCTCCATGGCGGCAACCTGATCCGCGCCGCCCGAAAGCTCGATCCGGACCTCTCCTTTTTCGGCGTTGGAGGGCGGTGCATGGCCGAGGCCGGGTGCGAAATCCTGATCCCCGGGGAAGAACTGTCGGTCATGGGTCTGGTGGAAGTCATCGGCCACTTTCCCGTGATTTACCGGGCCTTTCAGCGCCTCAAGGGGATCCTCCACGGGACCGGGCGTCCCGATCTGCTGATCACCATCGATTTCCCCGACTTCAACCTGCGCCTGGCAAAAGAGGCTAAGAAAGCCGGTATCCCGGTTCTGCACTATGTCAGCCCCCAGGTCTGGGCCTGGCGCCGGGGGCGGGTGAAAAAGATCGCCCGCGTCGTCGATCGCCTGGCGGCCATACTCCCCTTTGAGCCGGACTACTACCGTGGGGAGGATATCGAGGTCGAATATGTGGGAAACCCCCTGGTCGATGAGGCCGAGGTGGTTGTCGGCCGCGACGACTTTCTCCGCCGCCTCGGCATCGATCCGTCGGATCCGGTCGTCGGGCTCTTTCCCGGCAGCCGCCGCAACGAGGTTCGTTTCATTCTCGAGACCATCCTTGACGCCGCAGAGGCGATCCTGCAGGCCAAGCCCCGGACCCGCTTTCTTCTCCCCGTCGCCTCTTCCCTTTCCGATGCGCTCTTCGAGGCGAAACTGGCCGAGCGGTCCCTCCCCGTGACCCTGATCCACGACAGCCTCTACGATACCGCCAACGCCTGCGACGCCGTTCTCTGCGTCTCGGGGACGGTGACCCTGCAGACCGCGCTGGTGGGGACGCCGATGGCCATTCTCTACAAGATGGCCCCCCTGACCTACGCCATCGGCCGGCGTCTGGTCAAGGTCGAGAATGTCGGGCTGGCCAACATCGTCGCCGGCAAGCGGGTCGTCAAGGAATTCATCCAGGAGGAGGCGACCCCGGCGGCGCTGGCCGCCGAGATCCTGCAAATCCTCGATGACGGGGACTATAATGCCAAAATCCGCCGTGGACTGGCCCTGATTCAGGAAAAAATCGGCGCACCCGGCTGTTCCGAGCGGGTGGCGACCATGGCCAGCGAAATGAGCCGCGGCCTGGTGCGAAGGAAACGTTCCTCATGA
- a CDS encoding ELM1/GtrOC1 family putative glycosyltransferase has translation MKVLILSDNKPGHFNQSLAFAGHLHLDYEVAEVAFRSRLSKALSYLCDRLGWYVPALFVAPLLLGDYCAVVSAGSETYYANKTLARCLGCKSVAIMLPRGYRYDFSLIVAQEHDRPPLRANILTLPINLCRVVPGGVFRGEPGRRYVSLIIGGNSKQFSLEAPFMRARLEEIFRLFPEHDILVTTSRRTPPEVERILKEFPFTRSFIYSQDPVNPIPDFLAISDYVFITSDSTSMISEAVSFGAAAVEILALPAKNRDNKFSRMVARLAELGTLHLFDGEVAACRRKIDVAERLKDVHPCA, from the coding sequence ATGAAAGTGCTGATCCTCAGCGACAACAAGCCCGGACATTTCAATCAGTCCCTGGCCTTTGCCGGCCATCTGCACCTCGACTACGAGGTCGCCGAGGTGGCGTTCCGCAGCCGTCTGTCCAAAGCCCTCTCCTATCTCTGCGACCGCCTGGGCTGGTACGTCCCGGCTCTCTTTGTTGCCCCCCTTCTGCTGGGTGACTACTGCGCCGTGGTTTCCGCCGGTTCGGAGACCTATTATGCCAACAAGACCCTGGCCAGGTGCCTGGGGTGCAAGTCGGTTGCCATCATGCTCCCCCGGGGGTACCGCTACGACTTTTCCCTGATCGTCGCCCAGGAGCACGACCGGCCACCCCTGCGAGCCAACATACTTACCCTGCCGATCAACCTCTGCCGGGTGGTCCCCGGTGGCGTCTTCCGGGGGGAACCGGGGAGGCGCTACGTCTCGCTCATCATCGGCGGCAACAGCAAGCAGTTTTCCCTGGAAGCTCCTTTCATGCGTGCCCGGCTGGAGGAGATCTTCCGTCTCTTTCCGGAGCACGACATCCTGGTCACCACCTCCCGGCGCACCCCCCCGGAGGTGGAACGGATCTTGAAAGAATTTCCCTTTACCCGGTCTTTTATCTATTCGCAGGATCCGGTCAATCCGATCCCCGATTTCCTGGCGATCAGCGACTATGTCTTTATCACCAGCGACTCGACGTCGATGATCAGCGAGGCCGTGAGTTTCGGCGCGGCGGCAGTGGAGATTCTGGCGTTGCCGGCAAAAAACCGGGACAATAAGTTCTCGCGCATGGTCGCGCGTCTCGCCGAACTCGGAACCCTCCATCTCTTTGACGGAGAGGTGGCCGCCTGCCGGCGCAAGATCGATGTGGCCGAGCGCCTCAAGGACGTCCACCCATGCGCATAG
- the lpxK gene encoding tetraacyldisaccharide 4'-kinase, with translation MGLVAFHRRLALQGPSKFWQWLIFTLLLPLGLIYGILGLIRVLFYRQGVLQINRASVPVVSVGNLAAGGTGKTPFVDALLKDCRERGIRVAVVSRGYGGAGVAGVAVVCDGEGPLLDPAVCGDEPYLLARRNPRALILVARKRALGVAWAVDRLGAELIILDDGFQHLGVARDLDIVLLDARAPFGNGWPLPAGLLREFPSGLGRADIFILTRTAEVLPSLDLPGPRLHARHRLSAEAVALDGGERRTLAALEGEKGVAFAGIADPEAFFAGLRSEGLELLQTLAFADHAGYGPEELRTIREAALGADYLITTEKDGVKLAGQSFAVPCYEVPLILEFVEEGGVDRVMEMLIEKGGNHGHLRRTP, from the coding sequence ATGGGGCTGGTCGCTTTTCATCGTCGCCTCGCCCTTCAGGGACCATCTAAATTCTGGCAGTGGCTCATCTTTACCCTCCTTTTACCCCTGGGGCTGATCTATGGTATCCTCGGGCTGATTCGGGTCTTATTCTACCGGCAGGGCGTCCTTCAGATCAATCGTGCCTCGGTGCCGGTGGTCTCCGTGGGGAATCTGGCCGCCGGCGGCACCGGGAAAACGCCGTTCGTCGATGCCCTGCTCAAGGACTGTCGGGAACGGGGAATCCGCGTCGCCGTGGTGAGCCGCGGCTATGGCGGGGCCGGGGTCGCCGGTGTCGCAGTGGTCTGCGACGGAGAGGGTCCCCTTCTCGATCCCGCCGTCTGCGGTGACGAGCCGTACCTGCTGGCCCGGCGCAACCCCCGGGCACTGATTTTGGTCGCCCGGAAGCGCGCCTTGGGTGTGGCTTGGGCGGTGGATCGCCTGGGCGCCGAACTGATCATCCTCGATGACGGTTTCCAGCACCTGGGAGTGGCGCGGGATCTCGACATCGTTCTCCTGGATGCTCGCGCCCCCTTCGGCAACGGCTGGCCTCTCCCCGCCGGCCTCCTCCGGGAGTTCCCGTCGGGCCTGGGTCGGGCAGATATCTTTATTCTTACCCGGACCGCAGAAGTCCTTCCTTCTCTCGACCTGCCGGGTCCCAGGCTCCACGCCCGCCACAGGCTTTCCGCCGAGGCCGTTGCTCTCGACGGCGGCGAGCGCCGGACGCTTGCCGCGCTGGAGGGGGAAAAGGGGGTGGCCTTTGCGGGCATCGCCGATCCTGAGGCCTTTTTTGCCGGGCTCAGGAGCGAGGGGCTCGAGCTGCTGCAGACCCTGGCCTTTGCCGATCATGCCGGCTACGGCCCGGAGGAGCTCCGGACGATTCGCGAGGCGGCCCTTGGGGCCGACTACCTGATCACCACCGAGAAGGACGGCGTCAAGCTGGCGGGACAATCCTTTGCCGTTCCCTGCTACGAAGTACCCCTGATCCTCGAATTCGTCGAGGAGGGCGGGGTGGACAGGGTAATGGAAATGTTAATCGAAAAGGGAGGAAATCATGGCCATCTCCGCAGAACTCCTTGA
- the lpxA gene encoding acyl-ACP--UDP-N-acetylglucosamine O-acyltransferase, with product MIHPTAIVHDGARIDPSVEIGPYVVIGEHVVIGAGTTVGPHSVIEGWTEIGRDNRIFQFASIGAAPQDLKFHGEVSYLKIGDRNMVREFVTLHRGTEDGGGETIIGSDNLFMAYSHVAHDCRLGNHVILANGATLAGHVEVDDHAILGGLSAVHQFSRIGAHTMISGGSMVNQDIPPYTIAQGDRAKTVGLNLVGLKRRGFSEGAVRGIKKAYRLIFRSGLGQAEALAQIAAELEPSPELDHFVEFIKNSQRGIAR from the coding sequence ATGATACATCCAACCGCAATCGTTCATGATGGAGCCCGAATCGATCCGTCCGTTGAGATCGGCCCCTACGTCGTCATCGGCGAACATGTCGTCATCGGCGCCGGAACCACGGTCGGCCCCCATTCCGTCATTGAAGGGTGGACGGAAATCGGTCGCGACAACCGGATCTTCCAATTCGCCTCCATCGGTGCCGCTCCCCAGGATCTCAAGTTCCACGGCGAGGTCTCCTATCTGAAAATCGGCGACCGCAACATGGTCCGCGAATTCGTCACCCTGCACCGCGGGACGGAAGACGGCGGCGGGGAGACGATCATCGGCAGCGACAACCTGTTCATGGCCTATTCCCACGTCGCCCATGATTGCCGCCTCGGAAATCACGTCATTCTTGCCAACGGCGCCACCCTGGCCGGACATGTGGAAGTCGATGATCACGCCATCCTCGGCGGCCTCTCTGCCGTTCACCAGTTTTCCCGGATCGGCGCTCATACCATGATCAGCGGCGGCTCGATGGTCAACCAGGATATCCCCCCCTACACCATCGCCCAGGGGGATCGGGCCAAGACGGTGGGACTCAATCTGGTGGGACTCAAGCGCCGCGGTTTCTCCGAGGGAGCCGTTCGCGGCATTAAAAAGGCGTACCGGCTGATATTCCGCTCGGGTCTTGGGCAGGCGGAGGCGCTGGCACAAATCGCCGCCGAACTCGAGCCGAGCCCGGAACTGGACCATTTCGTCGAATTCATCAAGAACAGCCAGCGGGGAATCGCTCGCTGA